A single window of Nicotiana tomentosiformis chromosome 1, ASM39032v3, whole genome shotgun sequence DNA harbors:
- the LOC138907072 gene encoding uncharacterized protein has translation MPPVVMSNRRLCPKGLVLRPFKEKRMPQAMALHREASSKYRAELARCEADLKKLTEERDALRLLYVQKKEGIMSIRAELTRAHQDQTELFERVRQKAELVEQLREEAKMKEAETLGWKQNMNRLASKKDAVRAQLSSVERQIQSVEEENLAEPRRATSEAEALVASYRADAEATNTRAKEISDAAEVRLSRVVDHARRQSRRETLEEVHARDFDLTADIQSVKFLEDEDGALLSDDEDTASGSESGGDEDEALEDAAPEAD, from the exons ATGCCTCCTGTCGTGATGAGCAACCGGCGGTTGTGCCCAaagggtctagttctgaggcccttcaaagagaagagaatgccccaa GCCATGGCGCTCCATCGAGAAGCGTCCTCCAAATACCGAGCCGAGCTGGCCCGATGTGAGGCCGATCTCAAAAAGCTTACGGAGGAGAGAGACGCCCTCAGACTCTTATATGTGCAAAAGAAAGAGGGGATCATGAGTATTCGAGCTGAGCTGACAAGAGCTCATCAAGATCAGACCGAGCTTTTTGAAcgg GTTCGGCAGAAGGCCGAATTGGTTgagcagcttcgtgaggaggccaagatgaaagaggcagagactTTGGGATGGAAGCAGAATATGAACCGTCTCGCCTCGAAGAAAGATGCGGTTCGGGCCCAACTGTCTTCGGTTGAGCGTCAAATCCAAAGTGTGGAGGAGGAGAACTTGGCCGAGCCTAGAAG ggccacatccGAGGCAGAGGCGCTCGTGGCCTCCTACCGAGCCGACGCTGAAGCCACTAACACTCGGGCAAAGGAAATTTCTGACGCTGCTGAGGTTAGATTGTCCCGTGTTGTCGATCATGCTAGGCGCCAATCTCgaagagagactcttgaggaggtacatgctcgTGACTTCGACCTCACGGCTGATATTCAGAGTGTGAAGTTTTTGGAGGACGAGGATGGAGCTTTGCTTTCCGATGATGAAGACACTGCGAGTGGATCCGAGAGCggaggagatgaagatgaagctctCGAAGATGCGGCTCCCGAGGCGGACTAG
- the LOC104120775 gene encoding rop guanine nucleotide exchange factor 1 isoform X1, with translation MGSVSSEEGSDQQSERCGSYSLSADVSESESSSSSFSCRRYDADGASSSMASSPLACRRFAAKSEFPAPMIPPFMFPVIGGKDVVLCNDKSEKRQADLSEIDLMKERFAKLLLGEDMSGGGKGVCTALAISNAITNLSATIFGELWRLEPLAAQKKAMWCREMEWLLCVSDSIVELVPSIQQFPGGGTYEVMATQPRSDLYLNLPALKKLDAMLISILDGFRDREFWYVDRGIVLGDGEDCDSYTSGIGFGRPSVRQEEKWWLPCPKVPPKGLSEEARKRLQQCRDCTNQILKAALAINSNVLAEMETPSAYVESLPKSGKACLGDIIYRYITADKFSPECLLDCLDLSSEHHTLEVANRIEAAVHVWTLKDQKKHPHKRKSKRKSWGGKVKGLVRDGDKNQYLAERAETLLHSLRLRFPGLPQTALDMNKIQYNKDVGQSILESYSRVMESLAFNIMARIDDVLYVDDATKRCAAAESISLFNRGGLGGLPVQKRMSPSPFSIQHSPYASPFATPTFCLSPLIGSPGKAASPSKAGSKVPPTDKLEKAMPTDLDKLWSYAGNLSARRPSKDAPERD, from the exons ATGGGGAGTGTATCATCTGAAGAAGGTTCAGATCAGCAGAGTGAGCGATGTGGGAGCTACAGTTTAAGTGCTGATGTTAGTGAGTCTGAGAGTTCATCTAGCAGTTTCTCTTGTCGGCGCTATGACGCTGACGGCGCGTCCAGCTCTATGGCGTCGTCTCCACTTGCTTGTCGGAGATTCGCCGCGAAATCGGAGTTTCCAGCCCCAATGATACCACCATTCATGTTCCCGGTCATTGGCGGGAAAGATGTAGTGCTCTGTAATGACAAGTCCGAGAAACGCCAAGCAGATTTATCTG AAATTGATCTGATGAAGGAGAGATTTGCTAAGCTGCTACTTGGTGAGGACATGTCTGGAGGGGGTAAAGGGGTTTGTACGGCACTTGCAATCTCAAACGCTATTACAAATCTTTCTG CTACTATATTTGGGGAATTATGGAGGTTGGAACCACTGGCTGCTCAAAAGAAGGCAATGTGGTGTAGGGAAATGGAGTGGTTGTTGTGTGTGAGTGACTCTATTGTCGAGCTTGTGCCTTCTATTCAACAGTTTCCTGGAGGAGGCACGTATGAAGTAATGGCGACGCAACCGCGTTCTGATTTATATCTGAACTTGCCTGCTTTGAAGAAACTTGATGCCATGTTGATTAGCATACTTGATGGATTTCGTGACAGAGAGTTTTGGTATGTGGATCGAGGCATAGTTTTAGGTGATGGAGAAGACTGTGACTCCTATACTTCGGGCATTGGGTTTGGTAGGCCTTCAGTTCGGCAGGAAGAGAAGTGGTGGCTGCCATGCCCTAAAGTTCCCCCAAAAGGGCTGTCAGAAGAAGCAAGGAAGAGATTGCAGCAGTGTAGGGATTGCACAAACCAGATATTGAAGGCAGCATTGGCGATCAACAGTAATGTACTTGCTGAGATGGAGACTCCAAGTGCCTATGTCGAATCTTTGCCGAAG AGTGGAAAAGCTTGTTTAGGTGATATCATCTATCGCTACATCACTGCTGACAAGTTCTCACCTGAATGTCTTCTTGATTGCCTGGACTTGTCATCGGAGCACCATACGCTGGAAGTGGCAAATAGAATTGAGGCTGCTGTGCATGTTTGGACGCTCAAGGATCAGAAGAAACATCCACATAAAAGGAAATCTAAACGCAAATCATGGGGAGGGAAGGTCAAGGGCCTTGTTAGAGATGGTGATAAGAATCAGTATCTGGCAGAACGAGCAGAAACACTCTTGCATAGTCTCAGGCTTCGCTTCCCTGGTCTTCCTCAAACTGCACTTGACATGAACAAGATACAGTATAACAAG GATGTTGGGCAGTCAATACTTGAGAGCTACTCAAGGGTCATGGAGAGCTTGGCATTTAACATTATGGCAAGGATTGATGATGTGTTATACGTAGATGATGCAACAAAACGTTGTGCTGCCGCAGAGTCCATATCCCTTTTCAATAGGGGGGGTTTGGGTGGTCTTCCAGTCCAAAAGCGGATGTCACCAAGCCCTTTTTCTATTCAGCACTCTCCTTATGCCTCTCCATTTGCTACACCAACCTTTTGCTTATCTCCCCTGATTGGTAGCCCAGGGAAGGCAGCTTCTCCTTCTAAGGCTGGTTCCAAGGTACCGCCAACGGATAAACTCGAGAAAGCGATGCCAACGGATTTGGATAAATTGTGGTCATATGCAGGGAACCTTAGTGCAAGAAGACCTTCTAAGGATGCTCCTGAACGAGACTGA
- the LOC104120775 gene encoding rop guanine nucleotide exchange factor 1 isoform X2, giving the protein MGSVSSEEGSDQQSERCGSYSLSADVSESESSSSSFSCRRYDADGASSSMASSPLACRRFAAKSEFPAPMIPPFMFPVIGGKDVVLCNDKSEKRQADLSATIFGELWRLEPLAAQKKAMWCREMEWLLCVSDSIVELVPSIQQFPGGGTYEVMATQPRSDLYLNLPALKKLDAMLISILDGFRDREFWYVDRGIVLGDGEDCDSYTSGIGFGRPSVRQEEKWWLPCPKVPPKGLSEEARKRLQQCRDCTNQILKAALAINSNVLAEMETPSAYVESLPKSGKACLGDIIYRYITADKFSPECLLDCLDLSSEHHTLEVANRIEAAVHVWTLKDQKKHPHKRKSKRKSWGGKVKGLVRDGDKNQYLAERAETLLHSLRLRFPGLPQTALDMNKIQYNKDVGQSILESYSRVMESLAFNIMARIDDVLYVDDATKRCAAAESISLFNRGGLGGLPVQKRMSPSPFSIQHSPYASPFATPTFCLSPLIGSPGKAASPSKAGSKVPPTDKLEKAMPTDLDKLWSYAGNLSARRPSKDAPERD; this is encoded by the exons ATGGGGAGTGTATCATCTGAAGAAGGTTCAGATCAGCAGAGTGAGCGATGTGGGAGCTACAGTTTAAGTGCTGATGTTAGTGAGTCTGAGAGTTCATCTAGCAGTTTCTCTTGTCGGCGCTATGACGCTGACGGCGCGTCCAGCTCTATGGCGTCGTCTCCACTTGCTTGTCGGAGATTCGCCGCGAAATCGGAGTTTCCAGCCCCAATGATACCACCATTCATGTTCCCGGTCATTGGCGGGAAAGATGTAGTGCTCTGTAATGACAAGTCCGAGAAACGCCAAGCAGATTTATCTG CTACTATATTTGGGGAATTATGGAGGTTGGAACCACTGGCTGCTCAAAAGAAGGCAATGTGGTGTAGGGAAATGGAGTGGTTGTTGTGTGTGAGTGACTCTATTGTCGAGCTTGTGCCTTCTATTCAACAGTTTCCTGGAGGAGGCACGTATGAAGTAATGGCGACGCAACCGCGTTCTGATTTATATCTGAACTTGCCTGCTTTGAAGAAACTTGATGCCATGTTGATTAGCATACTTGATGGATTTCGTGACAGAGAGTTTTGGTATGTGGATCGAGGCATAGTTTTAGGTGATGGAGAAGACTGTGACTCCTATACTTCGGGCATTGGGTTTGGTAGGCCTTCAGTTCGGCAGGAAGAGAAGTGGTGGCTGCCATGCCCTAAAGTTCCCCCAAAAGGGCTGTCAGAAGAAGCAAGGAAGAGATTGCAGCAGTGTAGGGATTGCACAAACCAGATATTGAAGGCAGCATTGGCGATCAACAGTAATGTACTTGCTGAGATGGAGACTCCAAGTGCCTATGTCGAATCTTTGCCGAAG AGTGGAAAAGCTTGTTTAGGTGATATCATCTATCGCTACATCACTGCTGACAAGTTCTCACCTGAATGTCTTCTTGATTGCCTGGACTTGTCATCGGAGCACCATACGCTGGAAGTGGCAAATAGAATTGAGGCTGCTGTGCATGTTTGGACGCTCAAGGATCAGAAGAAACATCCACATAAAAGGAAATCTAAACGCAAATCATGGGGAGGGAAGGTCAAGGGCCTTGTTAGAGATGGTGATAAGAATCAGTATCTGGCAGAACGAGCAGAAACACTCTTGCATAGTCTCAGGCTTCGCTTCCCTGGTCTTCCTCAAACTGCACTTGACATGAACAAGATACAGTATAACAAG GATGTTGGGCAGTCAATACTTGAGAGCTACTCAAGGGTCATGGAGAGCTTGGCATTTAACATTATGGCAAGGATTGATGATGTGTTATACGTAGATGATGCAACAAAACGTTGTGCTGCCGCAGAGTCCATATCCCTTTTCAATAGGGGGGGTTTGGGTGGTCTTCCAGTCCAAAAGCGGATGTCACCAAGCCCTTTTTCTATTCAGCACTCTCCTTATGCCTCTCCATTTGCTACACCAACCTTTTGCTTATCTCCCCTGATTGGTAGCCCAGGGAAGGCAGCTTCTCCTTCTAAGGCTGGTTCCAAGGTACCGCCAACGGATAAACTCGAGAAAGCGATGCCAACGGATTTGGATAAATTGTGGTCATATGCAGGGAACCTTAGTGCAAGAAGACCTTCTAAGGATGCTCCTGAACGAGACTGA